The following proteins are encoded in a genomic region of Peromyscus maniculatus bairdii isolate BWxNUB_F1_BW_parent chromosome 12, HU_Pman_BW_mat_3.1, whole genome shotgun sequence:
- the Gp5 gene encoding platelet glycoprotein V, with amino-acid sequence MLRSALMCAVLALVLAQPFPCPNTCKCVVRDAAQCSGGSVARIAELGLPTNLTHILLFRMDQGVLGNHSFSGMTVLQRLMLSDSHISAIDPGTFNDLINLKTLRLTRNKIAHLPSPLLDKMVLLEQLFLNHNALRDLDQNLFQKLLNLQELCLNQNQLASLPANLFTSLGKLKVLDLSGNNLTHLPMGLLAAQVKLEQLLLYSNQLASVDSGLLGNLGALTELRLDRNHLRSVAPGAFDSLGNLSSLTLSRNRLASLPPALFLRASSVTRLTLFENPLEELPEVLFGEMAGLRELWLNGTRLRTLPAACFRNLSGLQTLGVTGNPRLSALPRGAFQGLRELRVLALHANALAELPEEALRGLGRLRQVSLRHNRLRALPRALFLNLSSLETVQLEHNQLETLPGDVFATLPQLTHVLLGHNPWLCDCGLWPFLEWLRHHQDLLSHGEPPLCRGPEPRAGLSFRDLLQGDPWCPHPRGLPLNPPAESALQVPVPSQLPNSSQSRAWVQLVARAEGPDHRLYWGLYILLLVAQAIIAGIIVFAMIKIGRLFRTLIREKLLLRAMEKSCD; translated from the coding sequence ATGCTGAGGAGCGCCCTGATGTGCGCCGTGCTCGCACTGGTGCTCGCCCAGCCCTTCCCCTGCCCTAACACCTGCAAGTGTGTGGTCCGCGATGCGGCGCAGTGCTCGGGCGGCAGCGTGGCTCGCATCGCCGAGCTGGGTCTGCCCACGAACCTCACGCACATCCTGCTCTTCCGAATGGACCAGGGCGTGTTGGGGAACCACAGCTTCAGTGGCATGACAGTCCTGCAGCGCCTGATGCTCTCAGATAGCCACATTTCCGCCATCGACCCCGGCACCTTCAATGACCTCATAAACCTAAAAACCCTCAGGTTGACGCGCAACAAAATCGCTCATCTTCCAAGCCCGCTCCTGGATAAGATGGTGCTCTTGGAACAATTGTTCTTGAACCACAATGCACTAAGGGACCTGGACCAAAACCTGTTTCAGAAACTGCTTAACCTGCAGGAGCTCTGTTTGAACCAAAATCAGCTCGCTTCCCTTCCTGCCAACCTTTTCACCAGCCTGGGGAAGCTGAAGGTGTTGGATTTATCGGGAAACAACCTGACCCACCTGCCCATGGGATTGCTTGCGGCGCAGGTTAAGCTTGAGCaactgctgctctattcaaacCAGCTCGCATCTGTGGATTCGGGGCTTCTGGGCAACCTCGGCGCCCTGACGGAGCTGCGGCTGGACCGGAATCACCTCCGCTCCGTCGCACCCGGTGCCTTCGACAGCCTCGGCAACCTGAGCTCCTTGACTCTGTCCAGAAACCGCCTGGCGTCTCTGCCGCCCGCGCTCTTCCTTCGCGCGAGCAGCGTGACTCGGCTGACCCTGTTCGAGAACCCTCTGGAGGAGCTCCCGGAGGTGCTGTTCGGGGAGATGGCCGGCCTGCGGGAGCTGTGGCTGAACGGCACCCGGCTGCGCACGCTGCCCGCCGCCTGCTTCCGCAACCTGAGCGGCCTGCAGACGCTGGGCGTGACCGGGAACCCGCGCCTGAGCGCGCTCCCGCGCGGCGCGTTCCAGGGCCTGCGGGAGCTGCGCGTGCTCGCGCTGCACGCCAACGCCCTGGCCGAGCTCCCGGAGGAGGCGCTGCGCGGCCTCGGCCGCCTGCGCCAGGTGTCGCTGCGCCACAACCGGCTGCGGGCCCTGCCCCGCGCGCTCTTCCTCAACCTCAGCAGCCTCGAGACCGTGCAGCTGGAGCACAACCAGCTGGAGACGCTCCCCGGAGACGTGTTCGCGACCCTGCCCCAGCTGACTCACGTCCTGCTGGGCCACAACCCCTGGCTCTGCGACTGTGGCCTGTGGCCCTTCCTCGAGTGGCTGCGCCATCATCAGGACCTCCTGAGCCACGGCGAGCCCCCGCTGTGCCGTGGCCCGGAGCCACGCGCGGGCCTGTCGTTCCGGGACCTGCTGCAGGGTGACCCGTGGTGCCCGCACCCTCGAGGCCTGCCTCTCAACCCTCCAGCCGAGAGCGCTCTGCAAGTCCCGGTCCCATCCCAGCTGCCTAACAGCTCGCAGTCCCGCGCGTGGGTCCAGCTGGTGGCCAGGGCTGAGGGTCCCGATCATCGCCTCTACTGGGGTCTTTATATTCTGCTTTTAGTAGCTCAGGCCATCATAGCCGGGATCATCGTGTTTGCCATGATTAAAATCGGCCGGCTGTTTCGAACACTAATCAGAGAGAAGCTCTTGTTGAGGGCGATGGAAAAATCGTGTGACTAA